Proteins from one Longimicrobium sp. genomic window:
- a CDS encoding SURF1 family protein, whose product MKISPRGVLGAAFILAMCALCVRLGFWQLDRLQQKRERNAALVSKMSLPPLALDAAAADSIRRDPGRFVNRRVRAAGVYLPAGEVVLRGRVQDGRPGVHLVTPLAVGGTGAVVYVNRGWVPSPDAATADPAPYAEPGARRVEGILQEVPVTRDGGAPAAARAGGATTYRRLDLETLRRLAPGSVLPLYLQQLPGADSARAAPPVRLGAPALDEGPHLGYAIQWFSFAAIGVVGLAILLLRERRRASK is encoded by the coding sequence ATGAAGATCTCCCCGCGCGGCGTGCTGGGCGCCGCGTTCATCCTGGCGATGTGCGCGCTCTGCGTGCGCCTGGGCTTCTGGCAGCTCGACCGGCTGCAGCAGAAGCGCGAGCGCAACGCCGCGCTCGTCTCGAAGATGAGCCTCCCCCCGCTCGCGCTCGACGCGGCGGCCGCCGACTCCATCCGCCGCGACCCCGGGCGCTTCGTCAACCGGCGGGTGCGCGCGGCGGGCGTCTACCTCCCCGCGGGCGAAGTCGTCCTCCGGGGGCGCGTGCAGGACGGCAGGCCGGGCGTCCACCTCGTCACCCCGCTGGCGGTCGGCGGCACCGGCGCCGTCGTCTACGTGAACCGCGGGTGGGTCCCCTCGCCCGACGCGGCCACGGCGGACCCGGCGCCGTACGCCGAGCCGGGGGCGCGCCGGGTCGAGGGCATCCTCCAGGAGGTCCCCGTCACCCGCGACGGCGGCGCCCCGGCCGCCGCGCGCGCGGGCGGGGCCACCACCTACCGGCGGCTGGACCTGGAGACGCTGCGGCGGCTGGCGCCCGGGTCCGTCCTCCCGCTCTACCTGCAGCAGCTCCCCGGCGCCGATTCGGCCCGCGCGGCGCCGCCCGTGCGCCTGGGCGCGCCCGCGCTCGACGAGGGGCCGCACCTGGGCTACGCCATCCAGTGGTTCAGCTTCGCCGCGATCGGCGTCGTGGGGCTCGCGATCCTCCTCCTGCGCGAGCGGCGGCGCGCCTCG
- a CDS encoding Rrf2 family transcriptional regulator has product MISSRVAVAVHVLAYLAWKRSEGATSERIAASVNTNPVVVRRIVGALRNAGMVTVQPGVGGGAQLAREPGQITLLDVYRAVEDADELFSLHPQTPRRDCSIGGNIQHVLQGIFCRARQAMERELDEVTIADVGREVMARAGHCGCDRVQEPAHAAAGERQA; this is encoded by the coding sequence ATGATCAGCAGCAGGGTCGCGGTAGCCGTTCACGTGCTCGCCTACCTGGCGTGGAAGCGGTCCGAGGGTGCCACCTCGGAGCGCATCGCCGCCAGCGTGAACACCAACCCGGTGGTGGTGCGCCGCATCGTGGGCGCGCTGCGCAACGCGGGGATGGTGACGGTGCAGCCGGGCGTGGGCGGCGGCGCGCAGCTCGCCCGCGAGCCGGGACAGATCACGCTGCTGGACGTCTACCGCGCGGTGGAGGACGCCGACGAGCTGTTCTCGCTGCACCCGCAAACGCCGCGGCGCGACTGCAGCATCGGCGGCAACATCCAGCACGTGCTGCAGGGGATCTTCTGCCGCGCCCGCCAGGCGATGGAGCGCGAGCTGGACGAGGTCACCATCGCCGACGTGGGGCGCGAGGTGATGGCGCGCGCGGGGCACTGCGGGTGCGATCGCGTGCAGGAGCCCGCCCACGCCGCCGCGGGCGAACGGCAGGCGTAG
- a CDS encoding carboxypeptidase-like regulatory domain-containing protein, translated as MTITWRDPIRRSLPVQVLFLLFLLAAAPAAAQEGRIVGRVTDGTGSPVAGARVTLTPADAEQPARSTVTGETGGFEFAGVRPGEYRLRAVGTGYGARELRVALDPGKLQSVIARLAPARRGEALAEQRRGPRRRP; from the coding sequence ATGACGATCACATGGCGAGACCCGATCCGGCGATCGCTCCCCGTCCAAGTGCTCTTCCTGCTCTTCCTGCTGGCCGCCGCGCCGGCCGCGGCGCAGGAGGGGAGGATCGTGGGGCGGGTGACGGACGGGACCGGGAGCCCGGTGGCCGGGGCGCGCGTGACGCTCACGCCGGCCGACGCGGAGCAGCCGGCGCGCAGCACGGTGACGGGCGAGACGGGCGGCTTCGAGTTCGCGGGGGTGCGGCCGGGGGAGTACCGGCTGCGCGCGGTGGGGACGGGATACGGCGCCCGGGAGCTGCGGGTGGCGCTCGATCCCGGGAAGCTGCAGAGCGTGATCGCGCGGCTGGCGCCCGCGCGGCGGGGGGAAGCGCTCGCGGAGCAGCGCCGCGGACCGCGGCGGCGGCCGTAA
- a CDS encoding alkene reductase, whose protein sequence is MSDTRERNLFSPFQLGPYELRNRLVMAPMTRNRAGEGNVPTPLMAEYYAQRATAGLIVTEGSQVSPQGAGYPHTPGIHTREQVEGWRGVTDAVHAAGGRIFLQLWHVGRVSHPSLQPGGALPVAPSPLGIQGQAVTPHGPQPFVTPRPLETEEVASVVEDFAEGARLAYQAGFDGVELHGANGYLIDQFLRDGSNRRTDRYGGTVPNRVRFLEEVAAAVVDVWGGDRVGVRLSPLGTTNGMADSDPEATFGYAAYALNRFGLAYLHVVEPVAPGSSPTRISPALRAIFRGPFIANGGYGAESAHAAVASGRADLVSFGTAFLANPDLPRRFREGAPLNEPDRATFYGGDERGYTDYPPLDAVRAA, encoded by the coding sequence ATGAGCGACACGAGGGAGCGGAACCTGTTCTCGCCCTTCCAGCTCGGGCCGTACGAGCTGCGCAACCGGCTGGTGATGGCGCCGATGACGCGCAACCGCGCCGGCGAGGGGAACGTGCCCACGCCGCTGATGGCCGAGTACTACGCGCAGCGGGCCACGGCGGGGCTGATCGTGACGGAGGGGTCGCAGGTGTCGCCGCAGGGGGCGGGCTACCCGCACACGCCGGGGATCCACACCCGCGAGCAGGTGGAGGGGTGGCGCGGGGTGACCGACGCGGTGCACGCGGCGGGCGGGCGCATCTTCCTGCAGCTCTGGCACGTGGGTCGGGTGTCGCACCCGTCGCTGCAGCCGGGCGGGGCGCTCCCCGTGGCGCCGTCGCCGCTGGGGATCCAGGGGCAGGCCGTCACCCCGCACGGGCCGCAGCCGTTCGTCACCCCGCGCCCGCTGGAGACGGAGGAGGTCGCGTCGGTCGTGGAAGACTTCGCGGAAGGGGCGCGGCTGGCGTACCAGGCGGGGTTCGACGGGGTGGAGCTGCATGGGGCCAACGGCTACCTGATCGACCAGTTCCTGCGCGACGGCTCCAACCGGCGCACCGACCGCTACGGCGGCACCGTGCCGAACCGGGTGCGCTTCCTGGAGGAGGTGGCGGCCGCCGTGGTGGACGTGTGGGGCGGCGACCGGGTGGGAGTGCGCCTCTCGCCGCTCGGCACCACGAACGGGATGGCCGACTCGGACCCGGAGGCCACCTTCGGCTACGCGGCGTACGCGCTGAACCGCTTCGGGCTGGCGTACCTGCACGTGGTCGAGCCGGTGGCGCCGGGGAGCAGCCCGACCCGGATCTCGCCGGCGCTCCGGGCCATCTTCCGCGGGCCGTTCATCGCCAACGGGGGCTATGGGGCAGAGAGCGCCCACGCGGCGGTCGCGTCGGGGCGGGCGGACCTGGTGAGCTTCGGGACGGCGTTCCTGGCCAACCCCGACCTGCCGCGCCGCTTCCGCGAGGGGGCGCCGCTCAACGAGCCGGACCGCGCCACCTTCTACGGCGGCGACGAGCGGGGCTACACCGACTACCCGCCGCTCGACGCGGTGCGGGCGGCGTGA